In Candidatus Methylomirabilota bacterium, one genomic interval encodes:
- a CDS encoding UDP-glucose/GDP-mannose dehydrogenase family protein, which translates to MEICIVGTGYVGLVTGACLAEIGHRVVCVDDDREKIAILKQGQMPIFEPGLDRLIMRNRQEGRLSFTTDLKEGIEAATVIFICVGTPPLEDGDADLSAVEQVTRRIGELSSAYKLVVEKSTVPVQTGMWIEKTLKVYKGGEGVRFDVASNPEFLREGSAVEDFLHPDRIVVGVEHPRAERLLRELYEPIVNRAFPCPIHNSCAENGAVPFLVTDIKSAELIKHASNSFLATKISFINSVADLCELVGADVELVAEGMGLDRRIGRSFLNAGLGFGGFCFPKDLQAFVKIAEKCGYDFRLLQEVDRINQSRIAQAIKKLKDQLWILKEKIIGVWGLAFKPDTDDVRYSPSLTLITRLLAEGATVKAYDPKAMERARQQLPSLICCPDPYEAASGADALIVATEWKEFTNADLTRVKSLMRRPLMLDGRNLFDRQQMKAVGFEYLGIGR; encoded by the coding sequence GTGGAGATCTGCATCGTAGGAACAGGGTACGTCGGCCTTGTCACCGGGGCGTGCCTCGCGGAGATCGGCCACCGCGTGGTCTGTGTAGATGACGACCGGGAGAAGATCGCGATCCTGAAGCAGGGCCAGATGCCTATTTTTGAGCCTGGCCTTGATCGCCTGATCATGCGCAACCGACAGGAGGGTCGCCTGTCCTTCACCACCGACCTCAAGGAAGGGATCGAAGCTGCAACAGTGATCTTCATCTGCGTGGGTACGCCCCCACTGGAGGATGGAGATGCGGACCTCTCAGCGGTGGAGCAGGTAACGCGGCGAATCGGGGAACTGTCGTCTGCCTACAAGCTGGTGGTGGAGAAGAGTACGGTGCCGGTTCAGACCGGAATGTGGATTGAGAAGACGCTCAAAGTCTATAAAGGGGGTGAAGGCGTACGGTTCGACGTCGCCTCTAACCCGGAATTTCTTCGTGAAGGTTCCGCCGTCGAGGATTTCCTGCACCCCGATAGAATCGTGGTGGGGGTTGAGCACCCTCGGGCGGAGCGGCTGCTCAGAGAGCTGTATGAGCCGATCGTAAACCGCGCGTTCCCCTGCCCGATCCACAACAGCTGCGCGGAAAACGGAGCCGTTCCATTCCTGGTCACGGACATCAAGAGCGCCGAGTTGATCAAGCACGCCTCGAACTCGTTTCTGGCCACAAAGATCTCCTTTATTAATAGCGTAGCGGATCTCTGTGAGCTGGTCGGCGCTGATGTGGAGTTGGTGGCGGAGGGAATGGGGCTCGACCGGCGGATCGGACGCAGCTTCTTAAACGCAGGGCTCGGTTTTGGAGGGTTTTGCTTCCCGAAAGATCTTCAAGCATTTGTCAAGATTGCGGAGAAGTGCGGGTACGATTTTCGCCTGTTACAGGAGGTTGATCGTATCAACCAGTCGAGGATCGCGCAGGCTATTAAGAAACTGAAAGATCAGCTCTGGATCCTGAAGGAAAAGATCATCGGCGTCTGGGGGCTCGCGTTCAAGCCGGATACAGACGATGTGCGGTATTCCCCTTCACTTACTCTCATCACGCGGCTCCTGGCCGAAGGCGCGACTGTCAAAGCGTACGACCCGAAGGCGATGGAAAGAGCACGGCAGCAACTTCCGTCACTCATCTGCTGCCCGGACCCTTACGAGGCGGCTTCCGGCGCTGATGCGTTGATCGTGGCAACGGAGTGGAAAGAGTTTACCAACGCTGATCTGACACGAGTCAAGAGCCTCATGCGGCGACCCCTGATGCTGGACGGCCGGAACCTGTTCGATCGCCAACAGATGAAGGCCGTGGGGTTCGAATACCTGGGGATCGGGCGATGA